TGGGACTATTTCAATACTGTCACCAGGTGCAAAATCAAAAACAGAGTTTTCAATAAATTTCCCAAGTTTTGTGGTTCCATATACACGATCAGTTCCTTCCTCAAGGCACACTCTAACAATATGATCTTCAAAATTTCTAACTTTTACTTTTTGTTCGTTCCCAGGAACGAGAAGATCTTTTTCTATGCCCCAATCAAAAAATGCTCCAAACTCTTGATTGTCTACAACTCTCATTAGCGCATACTCGCCAACTTGAGCGTAAGGTCTTTGGTCTGTAGCAATGAGACCACCTTTAGTATCAATATAGATAAAAGCTTCAATCGTTTGCCCGACTTGAAGATTAATAGGCGCCATAGAAGGAGGCATGAAGATCTCATCTATTGAATCATCATCTTTTAGATAGAACCCTGATTTTGTTTCTCTAGAAACAGTGAGGCTATTTACTTTACCAATTTCAAACATCTTATTCTCCAAGTCTTACTTAAGAGGCTTTATAGCCCTATTTGCTGAAGAATTCTATCGATTCTTTTCTTATTCGCTCCAAGGTCACTCTTACCAACGCGAGAAGATGATTTATAGTGTAGTTTTTTCAAATTCTCTTCGTACAGAAACTCTACATCATCTACAAATCCAAAAATAGACGACTGGTCTGTGAAATACAGATAGTTCTTCTCAACCTTTACTACTTTGTACTGAGGTTTTGAAGCTAGTACCTTTACTATATTTTGGATTTTGTTCTCCTGCGTAAGAATAGAGCTTTTTACACAGTTAAGCTCTGACGTACACTTCATTAATGTAGATGAGTTTTCCTTTAAACTCGTAGGCGACATTTTTTGGCTGTTCAGGCCAAGATTATACAACCTCATTAAAAAGGCAATAATGATAAAAAGTAAAATATATGAAATCTTCTTAAGCATGGTAACTCCTATAAATTGTCTAATTATTTCTGATTAACGTACTCTAGAATACCTATTCTTGAAATACACTTATAACATTGTTTAATTATTTTCTATTATACGTTAGAATAGTCTAATGAAACTATTTGTATTCATTCTTTTCTTATCAATGTCTAAGACATTAGCACTGGATATACATCTTGCTGTCGAAGATAGTTGGCCACCTTTTGCAGACAACTCAGGGCAGGGGATATCCACTGAGATTGTAAAAGCAGCTTTTTTAGATCAAGGAATTAAGCCGAAGTTTAAAGTTGTTCCATATGCTAGGGCCTTGGCCTTGACTAAAGATGGAGGAGTTGATGGTTGCTATAATGTAACAAAGCAAGCTTCAACATTGAAAGAATATATCTTTGGTGAAGAAGTACTATTAAAAGCAAAAGCTTCGTTCTTTTACCGTAAGGGTGAAACTTTTAATTATAGTAAGATTGAAGATCTTCCTGCGGGGTCTGAGATTGCTATCATACGAGGCTATGAGTATGGTGAAAAGTTTGAAAAGTTAAAAAATAGGTTTCGCTTAATTGAAGTAAACTCTCAAAAGCAAATTATTAATATGCTTATTACTAGAAGAGCTGAGAGCGCAATAATGTTTGATGAAGTTGCAAAGTACTATACTTCTAGAATGAATGTCAGTGATTTAGTTATAAAAAGTTTTGTAAATCATGAGAGTGATATTTATGTGGCCTTCTCTAAGAAGAATAAGAACTCAGACTTATTTGCAAAAAAACTAGATATGGGCCTTCGCAAGCTTAAGAAAGATGGCACATATGAGACGTTTTTTAAATAGCTAAATTTTTATAAAGAACAAAAAATCCCATGGTAATTAGAAAAATAGCAAAAGACTTCTTGAGAACTTTCTGTGGGATATATTGAACTGTTCTAGCTCCAATAAATACACCTATAATTGAGAAAAAAGAAAATAAACTAAAGAATTTCCAATCCACGCTGACTTGCTCTAGGTAGCTAATAAAGCCTACTGTTGAGTTTAGAAATATTACAAATAGGGAAGTGCCAACGGCTTTTTTCATTGAAACTCTACCAAGAATAACGAGGGCCGGAACGATAAGAAATCCTCCTCCCACACCTACTATACCAGTAATGACTCCAACAATAACTGCAATGACAATTAGGATAGATTTCTTTATTTCTGCAGAAGATTCACTAGTATTTTTTCGCTCCTTTAACATCATGAACGAGGCAAGGATCATGACTATTGAGAAAAAAAGAAGTTGGGTATTTGAACTGAGAAATTTGCTCATTTGAGAGCCTACAACAGTTCCTATCATTGCAAATGGAGCAAAGATGAGAGCAACTTTAAAGTCTACATTCTTTTGTTTTAAATGTCCGATGCTACCAAAGACACTTGTGAGTCCAACTATGCCTAAACTAAGAGCAATGGATGTTTTAGGATCAACCTTGAGGACATAAACGAGTATTGGGACGGTCAAAATAGA
This window of the Halobacteriovorax sp. HLS genome carries:
- a CDS encoding ABC transporter substrate-binding protein, with amino-acid sequence MKLFVFILFLSMSKTLALDIHLAVEDSWPPFADNSGQGISTEIVKAAFLDQGIKPKFKVVPYARALALTKDGGVDGCYNVTKQASTLKEYIFGEEVLLKAKASFFYRKGETFNYSKIEDLPAGSEIAIIRGYEYGEKFEKLKNRFRLIEVNSQKQIINMLITRRAESAIMFDEVAKYYTSRMNVSDLVIKSFVNHESDIYVAFSKKNKNSDLFAKKLDMGLRKLKKDGTYETFFK
- a CDS encoding sulfite exporter TauE/SafE family protein yields the protein MLGYFLATLIGLSLGMLGGGGSILTVPILVYVLKVDPKTSIALSLGIVGLTSVFGSIGHLKQKNVDFKVALIFAPFAMIGTVVGSQMSKFLSSNTQLLFFSIVMILASFMMLKERKNTSESSAEIKKSILIVIAVIVGVITGIVGVGGGFLIVPALVILGRVSMKKAVGTSLFVIFLNSTVGFISYLEQVSVDWKFFSLFSFFSIIGVFIGARTVQYIPQKVLKKSFAIFLITMGFFVLYKNLAI
- a CDS encoding S1 RNA-binding domain-containing protein, translating into MFEIGKVNSLTVSRETKSGFYLKDDDSIDEIFMPPSMAPINLQVGQTIEAFIYIDTKGGLIATDQRPYAQVGEYALMRVVDNQEFGAFFDWGIEKDLLVPGNEQKVKVRNFEDHIVRVCLEEGTDRVYGTTKLGKFIENSVFDFAPGDSIEIVPVQKTDLGFRAIINKKFIGMIYDNEIFSKVVLKKTYQGYAKKLREDGLVDASLQVQGIKNVVDAKETILEMLRNSGGHSPLYDKSSPADIKMALSMSKQTFKNAIGMLYKERKITISAEGIKLTN
- a CDS encoding DUF1499 domain-containing protein; protein product: MLKKISYILLFIIIAFLMRLYNLGLNSQKMSPTSLKENSSTLMKCTSELNCVKSSILTQENKIQNIVKVLASKPQYKVVKVEKNYLYFTDQSSIFGFVDDVEFLYEENLKKLHYKSSSRVGKSDLGANKKRIDRILQQIGL